From a single Marinobacter sp. THAF197a genomic region:
- the rpoE gene encoding RNA polymerase sigma factor RpoE — protein MTQAANLIKATPLATKTGHSVTSSMTPDNDWKPGEQTDSQTDLQLVRKVRNGDRAAFDLLVVKYQSRVASIISRYVYDSQEVMDLTQETFVKAFRAVERFRGDSAFYTWLYRIAVNTAKNYLEARGRRPQGSADSADAENFDDGGRLRDVASPERLLQREQLQKALSEAIAGLPEELRSAFLLREYDGLSYEDIARILECPIGTVRSRIFRARDAVDRHLGPLLNHSVT, from the coding sequence ATGACACAAGCAGCAAATCTTATCAAGGCCACTCCGTTGGCTACCAAGACAGGACATTCTGTTACGTCGTCCATGACTCCTGATAACGACTGGAAACCGGGTGAGCAGACCGACAGTCAGACGGATCTGCAGTTGGTGCGCAAGGTTCGCAATGGCGATCGTGCGGCCTTTGATCTGCTTGTGGTCAAGTATCAGTCGCGGGTGGCCTCCATCATCAGTCGATACGTCTACGACAGCCAGGAAGTAATGGACCTGACCCAGGAAACCTTTGTCAAAGCGTTCCGGGCGGTCGAGCGGTTCCGTGGCGACAGCGCGTTCTACACCTGGCTGTACCGGATTGCCGTTAACACCGCCAAGAACTATCTGGAAGCCCGTGGTCGCCGGCCGCAGGGCTCGGCGGACTCAGCAGACGCAGAGAATTTTGACGATGGTGGTCGGCTGCGGGATGTCGCTTCTCCCGAGCGGCTGTTGCAGCGGGAGCAGCTGCAAAAAGCACTTTCGGAAGCAATAGCAGGCCTGCCTGAGGAACTTCGTTCCGCTTTTCTGCTCAGGGAATATGATGGCCTGAGTTATGAGGATATCGCCCGGATTCTGGAATGCCCGATCGGAACCGTTCGGTCGCGGATATTCAGGGCCCGGGATGCAGTGGACCGGCACTTGGGTCCCTTGCTCAATCATTCAGTGACGTAA
- a CDS encoding sigma-E factor negative regulatory protein, translating to MDERLRETLSAMMDDEADELSVRRLLSHGNQDEVRNQWQRWQQVRDLMHESHGPEESVDVAVAVREALDGHVRPEPSRLKTQVAAGSYWRWPVAAMVVMALVIGFGAGAGWDGQTQEPVAAVAVTELSDEDALALSASVEEVALQRLDEDQLKQMRQFMLEHAQHNSVGAGRGSVGYARLVSASSGY from the coding sequence ATGGATGAGCGTCTCAGAGAAACCCTGTCCGCGATGATGGACGACGAAGCAGATGAACTATCGGTTCGTCGCCTGTTGTCTCATGGTAATCAGGATGAGGTCAGGAACCAGTGGCAACGCTGGCAACAGGTTCGTGACCTCATGCATGAAAGTCATGGCCCTGAAGAGAGCGTCGATGTGGCGGTGGCTGTCCGTGAGGCTCTCGATGGTCACGTACGCCCTGAACCTTCAAGGCTCAAGACTCAGGTTGCCGCAGGCTCCTACTGGCGATGGCCGGTGGCGGCGATGGTCGTTATGGCTCTGGTCATTGGATTTGGCGCCGGCGCCGGATGGGATGGGCAAACCCAGGAGCCGGTGGCTGCGGTGGCAGTGACCGAGCTGTCTGATGAGGATGCACTGGCTTTATCTGCCAGTGTCGAGGAAGTTGCCTTGCAGCGTCTGGACGAAGATCAGCTTAAGCAGATGCGCCAGTTTATGCTCGAACACGCGCAGCACAACAGTGTCGGCGCAGGCCGGGGGTCTGTTGGTTATGCCCGGCTGGTGAGTGCCAGCAGTGGCTACTGA